The following proteins are encoded in a genomic region of Doryrhamphus excisus isolate RoL2022-K1 chromosome 6, RoL_Dexc_1.0, whole genome shotgun sequence:
- the LOC131131590 gene encoding GRAM domain-containing protein 2A isoform X4 codes for MRTTTMTSLLTGPAMANISEQSDEVMVPHVLDPPREDDLSLPFRLHVVDNMSYEDVKKCYRGSTVNKYNSQYHKLFQTVPKDELLMKVYSCALLRDILLQGRLYISRNWLCFYANLFGKDIKVCIPVVSVRLVKKHKTAGLVPNGLAITMDTGQKYVFVSLLSRDNVYDVLRRICTHLQVNGKSLSVKEFLEEPSSLSMDEFPEVEPWTRTASLPTVSSSLPDLLGDSPAGHAPDTPFIVHTLTETEHLEVLPCVSDEEKQLLKVFILLVTVLVLSSSYLAYRVCRLEQQLSFLTRRCGEVPCWTTNQRT; via the exons ATgaggacgacgacgatgacATCACTGTTAACCG GCCCGGCGATGGCGAACATTTCGGAACAAAGTGATGAAGTCATGGTCCCCCATGTGTTGGACCCCCCCAGGGAGGACGACCTCTCCTTACCTTTCAG GCTGCATGTGGTTGATAACATGTCGTATGAGGATGTGAAGAAGTGTTACAGAGGATCA ACAGTGAACAAGTACAACAGTCAATACCACAAACTTTTCCAGACAGTCCCTAAAGATGAGCTCTTAATGAAAG tGTACTCGTGCGCGCTACTGCGTGACATCCTACTTCAAGGTCGTCTTTACATATCCAGAAACTGGTTGTGTTTCTACGCCAACCTTTTTGGAAAGGACATCAAG GTGTGTATTCCTGTGGTTTCAGTGCGACTGGTGAAAAAACACAAGACGGCCGGCCTGGTACCAAACGGCCTGGCTATCACCATGGATACGGGACAGAAG TACGTGTTTGTGTCGTTACTTTCCAGAGACAATGTGTACGACGTCCTCAGGAGGATCTGCACTCACCTGCAG GTGAATGGGAAGAGTCTGAGTGTGAAAGAGTTCCTGGAGGAACCCAGCTCGTTGTCCATG GATGAGTTTCCTGAAGTTGAGCCGTGGACAAGGACGGCGTCGCTTCCCACCGTCTCCTCTTCCCTTCCTGACCTGTTAGGAGACTCCCCTGCTGGCCACGCCCCCGACACGCCCTTCATAGTGCACACCCTAACTG aaACAGAACATCTAGAAGTTCTTCCATGCGTGAGTGACGAGGAGAAGCAGCTGCTCAAAGTCTTCATTCTGCT CGTGACGGTGTTGGTGTTGTCGTCGTCTTACCTCGCCTACCGAGTGTGTCGTCTGGAGCAGCAGCTCAGCTTCCTCACACGCAG ATGTGGGGAGGTGCCTTGCTGGacgaccaatcagagaacttaa
- the LOC131131590 gene encoding GRAM domain-containing protein 2A isoform X2: MANISEQSDEVMVPHVLDPPREDDLSLPFRLHVVDNMSYEDVKKCYRGSTVNKYNSQYHKLFQTVPKDELLMKVYSCALLRDILLQGRLYISRNWLCFYANLFGKDIKVCIPVVSVRLVKKHKTAGLVPNGLAITMDTGQKYVFVSLLSRDNVYDVLRRICTHLQVNGKSLSVKEFLEEPSSLSMDEFPEVEPWTRTASLPTVSSSLPDLLGDSPAGHAPDTPFIVHTLTETEHLEVLPCVSDEEKQLLKVFILLVTVLVLSSSYLAYRVCRLEQQLSFLTRRYTLFSSWVPKVLLMNPPEAGVHVSSRADVGRCLAGRPIRELNQRANQGAIDRHFTLHTSD; this comes from the exons ATGGCGAACATTTCGGAACAAAGTGATGAAGTCATGGTCCCCCATGTGTTGGACCCCCCCAGGGAGGACGACCTCTCCTTACCTTTCAG GCTGCATGTGGTTGATAACATGTCGTATGAGGATGTGAAGAAGTGTTACAGAGGATCA ACAGTGAACAAGTACAACAGTCAATACCACAAACTTTTCCAGACAGTCCCTAAAGATGAGCTCTTAATGAAAG tGTACTCGTGCGCGCTACTGCGTGACATCCTACTTCAAGGTCGTCTTTACATATCCAGAAACTGGTTGTGTTTCTACGCCAACCTTTTTGGAAAGGACATCAAG GTGTGTATTCCTGTGGTTTCAGTGCGACTGGTGAAAAAACACAAGACGGCCGGCCTGGTACCAAACGGCCTGGCTATCACCATGGATACGGGACAGAAG TACGTGTTTGTGTCGTTACTTTCCAGAGACAATGTGTACGACGTCCTCAGGAGGATCTGCACTCACCTGCAG GTGAATGGGAAGAGTCTGAGTGTGAAAGAGTTCCTGGAGGAACCCAGCTCGTTGTCCATG GATGAGTTTCCTGAAGTTGAGCCGTGGACAAGGACGGCGTCGCTTCCCACCGTCTCCTCTTCCCTTCCTGACCTGTTAGGAGACTCCCCTGCTGGCCACGCCCCCGACACGCCCTTCATAGTGCACACCCTAACTG aaACAGAACATCTAGAAGTTCTTCCATGCGTGAGTGACGAGGAGAAGCAGCTGCTCAAAGTCTTCATTCTGCT CGTGACGGTGTTGGTGTTGTCGTCGTCTTACCTCGCCTACCGAGTGTGTCGTCTGGAGCAGCAGCTCAGCTTCCTCACACGCAGGTACACCTTGTTTTCATCTTGGGTTCCAAAAGTCCTTTTGATGAATCCTCCAGAAGCAGGTGTTCACGTGTCATCCCGTGCAGATGTGGGGAGGTGCCTTGCTGGacgaccaatcagagaacttaaccAGCGAGCCAATCAGGGAGCGATTGACCGGCACTTCACACTTCACACTTCAGACTGA
- the znf609a gene encoding zinc finger protein 609a, translated as MSLSGGPAGGKGVDSNAVDTYDSGDEWDIGVGNLIIDLDADLEKDKLEMSSSKEGGGMAAPPSAVAALPDNIKFVSPVSGGKDSKSKSKRTKNSKEGVKTAVVDTVKKEVPGRSPGDSPAQNLNSTLTKGSDKSGKASRVLAAVKKDKDGVSAKSKKDKMETNPDKEPGTPLLPPGGLRASPFEGLQNSEMAEHMGHVALDSAGIGQPVAMTTEEEEDDEEDVMDNGECRKLKKMLCADKMESPSSTPAPPPLHLLAPVAHSDISSSCEQIMVRTRSVAVNTADAALATEPECLGPCEPGTSVNLEGIVWQETEDGMLVVNVTWRNKTYVGTLLDCTRHDWAPPRFCDSPTSDVDMRSGRGRGKRMRPGGNAPVNDNSTSSDNKGSSKTRGAAASNKGRRGSQTAGGVEDAKASPSSAKRKTKPASDMEPTSSSEDTKVSKRMRTNSTGTAAPLHGGKSDPPAPPPLDRTCPSPVLIDCPHPNCNKKYKHINGLKYHQARAHNEHDVRLDQDADSEYGEEPALHPDSASCNGAAISPARSTTPKGRGFDAPSPSSAKQTSKSKKKGCEAEPEGADGGEEAACLTDEASNDCMDDRKAKKMAAGAKVDKMTPKGVKPNRPVAPTGPSPAPYSLQASSPAMGSVVQSIPKSPQMKNIQPKPPSLADPASSPALAKDKKKKDKKKREGGKECDSPKGAGKEARPEDVYGEGSDALLNGSSEAQQSRLASIKAEADKVYSFTDNAPSPSIGGASRAEGAPPHHLNQNGADSASVKTGSPAYSDISDAGEDGEGKVEGVKVKSEPDQGPREGAKKALFPPQAPNKESPYYHNYDSYYSPGYTNPSPAAAPPHVEGRVKKEEEPDVVEESKVKVEPQEERKVDPGAQQPSVIQQRSNMYAQPLYYNQYYVPPYSYSPDQAYHAHLLASNPAYRQQYEERQRLADKKAEGKDEWKQKASVPPTLTRAPSLTDLAAKGKAKDTGPELAKSVIMVKSEEPKTSTAQPEGLKMKLSEAGHHGKDEAKIGAESARPSGVESAMWYRQEPDSRLWPYVYPNKYSEAPKAQEDERWKEEREREKKAKEERLRPKEGPHKEEAKEGAEGRAQVPPEEQRAAGKEMRPSHVQFSAPLAQHQGYMPYMHGPYAYGQAYEPGHPGYRGVPSVMMQNYPGYLPAGYSFSAYGAKAAASEEGEKASRSSPTVKPAGESKALDLLQQHASQYKSKSPSVPDKTPHERDRESERPRSSPSQRILPSHHLGYPLLSGQYDLPYASGLSSSAIVASQQASAPSMYPPARR; from the exons ATGTCCCTCAGCGGCGGCCCTGCAGGCGGGAAAGGTGTGGACTCCAACGCGGTGGACACGTACGACAGCGGCGATGAGTGGGACATCGGTGTTGGCAATCTGATCATTGACCTGGACGCCGACTTGGAGAAAGACAAACTGGAGATGTCGAGTAGCAAGGAGGGCGGGGGCATGGCCGCCCCCCCTAGTGCCGTGGCCGCTTTGCCCGACAACATCAAGTTTGTTAGTCCCGTGAGTGGCGGGAAAGACAGCAAATCCAAATCCAAACGTACTAAGAACTCCAAAGAAGGTGTTAAGACAGCTGTGGTGGACACAGTCAAGAAGGAGGTTCCGGGTCGGTCCCCCGGCGACTCTCCTGCACAAAACCTCAACTCTACCCTGACTAAGGGAAGCGACAAGTCAGGCAAAGCCTCCCGTGTCCTTGCAGCTGTCAAGAAGGACAAGGACGGCGTGTCTGCAAAGAGCAAGAAGGACAAAATGGAGACAAACCCTGACAAGGAGCCAGGAACCCCGCTCCTGCCTCCAGGGGGCCTCCGTGCCAGCCCCTTTGAGGGCCTACAGAACTCTGAAATGGCTGAGCACATGGGTCACGTAGCGTTGGACTCTGCAGGGATTGGGCAGCCAGTCGCCATGAcgacagaggaggaggaagatgacgagGAGGACGTCATGGACAACGGTGAATGCAGGAAGCTAAAGAAGATGCTATGTGCCGACAAG ATGGAATCTCCCTCTTCCACTCCAGCTCCTCCCCCACTTCACCTCCTCGCCCCCGTGGCCCACAGCGACATCTCTTCTTCCTGCGAACAGATCATGGTGCGTACGCGCTCTGTGGCGGTCAACACAGCGGACGCTGCACTGGCCACTGAGCCCGAATGCCTGGGACCCTGTGAGCCCGGAACTAGCGTCAACCTGGAGGGCATCGTGTGGCAGGAGactgaggatg GCATGCTGGTGGTCAACGTGACCTggagaaataagacatatgttGGGACCCTGCTGGACTGCACCCGGCATGACTGGGCCCCACCAAG GTTCTGCGATTCTCCCACGAGTGATGTTGATATGCGAAGCGGGCGTGGTCGAGGGAAGCGCATGAGGCCCGGCGGCAATGCGCCTGTGAACGACAACAGCACGTCCTCTGACAACAAAGGCAGCAGCAAGACGCGTGGGGCCGCCGCCAGCAACAAAGGTCGTCGAGGCAGCCAGACGGCGGGTGGCGTGGAGGACGCCAAGGCCAGCCCCTCCTCTGCCAAGAGGAAGACCAAGCCTGCCTCTGACATGGAGCCCACCTCCAGCTctgaggacaccaaggtgtccAAGCGCATGAGAACCAACTCGACTGGCACTGCGGCTCCCCTCCATGGAGGTAAATCAGACCCCCCAGCTCCTCCCCCGCTGGACCGGACATGCCCCTCGCCAGTGCTCATCGACTGCCCTCATCCCAACTGTAACAAGAAATATAAACACATCAATGGTCTGAAGTACCATCAGGCGCGTGCTCACAATGAGCATGATGTCCGACTGGACCAGGATGCGGACAGCGAATACGGTGAAGAGCCTGCCCTCCATCCTGACTCCGCATCCTGCAACGGCGCTGCCATCTCCCCAGCTCGCTCCACTACGCCCAAAGGCAGAGGCTTCGATGCTCCCTCCCCTTCATCGGCGAAGCAGACATCAAAGAGTAAGAAGAAGGGGTGTGAGGCTGAGCCTGAGGGGGCAGATGGTGGCGAGGAGGCGGCGTGTTTGACCGACGAGGCGAGTAACGATTGCATGGACGACAGGAAAGCCAAGAAGATGGCGGCGGGCGCCAAAGTTGACAAAATGACTCCGAAGGGTGTGAAGCCCAATCGCCCCGTGGCGCCCACTGGCCCGAGCCCAGCCCCTTACAGCCTGCAGGCATCATCCCCTGCCATGGGCTCTGTTGTACAGTCTATCCCCAAGAGTCCCCAGATGAAAAACATCCAACCAAAACCTCCCTCACTAGCTGACCCCGCCTCAAGCCCCGCCCTCGCCaaggacaagaagaagaaggataAGAAGAAGAGGGAAGGCGGTAAGGAGTGTGACAGTCCAAAGGGGGCTGGGAAAGAGGCAAGGCCAGAGGACGTGTACGGCGAGGGCTCTGACGCCTTGCTCAACGGCTCCTCTGAAGCTCAGCAGAGTAGACTGGCAAGCATCAAGGCTGAGGCGGACAAAGTCTACAGTTTTACAGACAATGCGCCCAGCCCGTCCATCGGCGGGGCCAGCAGAGCGGAGGGTGCCCCCCCACACCACCTCAACCAAAACGGGGCTGACAGTGCCTCTGTCAAAACCGGCAGCCCCGCCTACTCGGACATTTCTGATGCCGGAGAGGACGGTGAAGGCAAGGTAGAAGGAGTCAAGGTCAAGTCGGAGCCCGACCAGGGGCCACGAGAGGGGGCCAAGAAGGCACTATTTCCACCTCAAGCGCCCAACAAGGAGTCTCCATATTACCACAACTATGACTCGTACTACTCCCCTGGCTACACTAACCCCAGCCCAGCTGCCGCCCCGCCTCATGTGGAGGGAAGGgttaaaaaggaggaggaacCAGATGTAGTGGAGGAGAGTAAAGTGAAGGTGGAGCCCCAAGAGGAAAGGAAGGTGGATCCGGGAGCACAGCAGCCATCAGTTATCCAGCAGCGGTCTAACATGTACGCCCAGCCCCTCTACTACAACCAGTACTATGTCCCCCCTTACTCCTACTCCCCTGACCAGGCTTACCACGCTCACCTGCTGGCCTCTAACCCTGCCTACCGCCAGCAGTACGAGGAGAGGCAGCGGCTGGCTGACAAGAAGGCAGAAGGGAAAGACGAATGGAAGCAGAAGGCTTCTGTCCCGCCCACCCTGACTCGAGCCCCCAGCCTCACTGACCTGGCCGCCAAAGGCAAAGCCAAGGACACTGGGCCAGAGCTGGCCAAGTCTGTCATCATGGTTAAGAGTGAGGAACCCAAGACTTCTACGGCTCAGCCCGAGGGGCTGAAGATGAAGCTGAGCGAAGCAGGGCATCATGGGAAGGACGAGGCCAAGATAGGGGCAGAGTCTGCTCGGCCTTCAGGCGTGGAATCCGCTATGTGGTACAGACAG GAGCCCGACTCACGCTTGTGGCCTTACGTGTACCCCAACAAATACTCTGAGGCCCCTAAGGCCCAGGAGGACGAGCGCTGGAAGGAAGAGAGGGAGCGCGAGAAGAAGGCCAAGGAGGAGCGTCTGCGTCCCAAAGAGGGGCCACATAAGGAGGAGGCCAAGGAGGGGGCGGAGGGACGGGCACAAGTGCCCCCAGAGGAGCAGCGGGCCGCTGGGAAGGAGATGCGGCCATCCCATGTGCAGTTTTCGGCCCCTCTGGCCCAGCACCAGGGCTACATGCCCTACATGCATGGACCTTATGCCTATGGCCAGGCTTATGAGCCCGGACACCCTGGGTACAGGGGGGTGCCCTCAGTTATGATGCAAAACTACCCTG GCTACCTGCCTGCCGGGTACTCCTTCTCGGCGTATGGGGCAAAGGCAGCGGCAAGTGAGGAAGGTGAGAAAGCGTCCCGTTCCAGTCCCACAGTTAAGCCGGCAGGCGAGTCCAAGGCTCTAGACCTCCTGCAGCAGCACGCCAGCCAGTACAAGAGCAAATCGCCATCCGTCCCCGACAAAACACCGCACGAGCGTGACAGGGAAAGCGAGCGCCCACGCTCCTCGCCATCCCAACGCATCCTGCCCTCCCATCACCTGGGATACCCGCTGCTGTCAGGACAGTACGACCTGCCCTACGCCTCAG gCCTGTCATCCTCCGCCATCGTCGCCAGTCAGCAGGCATCCGCCCCATCCATGTACCCTCCCGCACGGAGGTGA
- the LOC131131590 gene encoding GRAM domain-containing protein 2A isoform X1, producing the protein MRTTTMTSLLTGPAMANISEQSDEVMVPHVLDPPREDDLSLPFRLHVVDNMSYEDVKKCYRGSTVNKYNSQYHKLFQTVPKDELLMKVYSCALLRDILLQGRLYISRNWLCFYANLFGKDIKVCIPVVSVRLVKKHKTAGLVPNGLAITMDTGQKYVFVSLLSRDNVYDVLRRICTHLQVNGKSLSVKEFLEEPSSLSMDEFPEVEPWTRTASLPTVSSSLPDLLGDSPAGHAPDTPFIVHTLTETEHLEVLPCVSDEEKQLLKVFILLVTVLVLSSSYLAYRVCRLEQQLSFLTRRYTLFSSWVPKVLLMNPPEAGVHVSSRADVGRCLAGRPIRELNQRANQGAIDRHFTLHTSD; encoded by the exons ATgaggacgacgacgatgacATCACTGTTAACCG GCCCGGCGATGGCGAACATTTCGGAACAAAGTGATGAAGTCATGGTCCCCCATGTGTTGGACCCCCCCAGGGAGGACGACCTCTCCTTACCTTTCAG GCTGCATGTGGTTGATAACATGTCGTATGAGGATGTGAAGAAGTGTTACAGAGGATCA ACAGTGAACAAGTACAACAGTCAATACCACAAACTTTTCCAGACAGTCCCTAAAGATGAGCTCTTAATGAAAG tGTACTCGTGCGCGCTACTGCGTGACATCCTACTTCAAGGTCGTCTTTACATATCCAGAAACTGGTTGTGTTTCTACGCCAACCTTTTTGGAAAGGACATCAAG GTGTGTATTCCTGTGGTTTCAGTGCGACTGGTGAAAAAACACAAGACGGCCGGCCTGGTACCAAACGGCCTGGCTATCACCATGGATACGGGACAGAAG TACGTGTTTGTGTCGTTACTTTCCAGAGACAATGTGTACGACGTCCTCAGGAGGATCTGCACTCACCTGCAG GTGAATGGGAAGAGTCTGAGTGTGAAAGAGTTCCTGGAGGAACCCAGCTCGTTGTCCATG GATGAGTTTCCTGAAGTTGAGCCGTGGACAAGGACGGCGTCGCTTCCCACCGTCTCCTCTTCCCTTCCTGACCTGTTAGGAGACTCCCCTGCTGGCCACGCCCCCGACACGCCCTTCATAGTGCACACCCTAACTG aaACAGAACATCTAGAAGTTCTTCCATGCGTGAGTGACGAGGAGAAGCAGCTGCTCAAAGTCTTCATTCTGCT CGTGACGGTGTTGGTGTTGTCGTCGTCTTACCTCGCCTACCGAGTGTGTCGTCTGGAGCAGCAGCTCAGCTTCCTCACACGCAGGTACACCTTGTTTTCATCTTGGGTTCCAAAAGTCCTTTTGATGAATCCTCCAGAAGCAGGTGTTCACGTGTCATCCCGTGCAGATGTGGGGAGGTGCCTTGCTGGacgaccaatcagagaacttaaccAGCGAGCCAATCAGGGAGCGATTGACCGGCACTTCACACTTCACACTTCAGACTGA
- the LOC131131591 gene encoding proline-rich protein 5-like isoform X3, whose protein sequence is MKVFQGGTLQANELYTLNESIRWLLKTEMGSFIADYFQNQLLTGGLADVLDRIFISGGKEQLVVLAEAWDRFFMETLPTLQAIFYPVQGQELSVRQMALLAFRDLVLLRLHLEDILASATSVPSSVTHMLLVLQGIHDSGGISERYQQLEHLVAMVVSPYLSNVLARERQPSECRHLRWLLGDGLQPDVTQPSMCECASLAPLVEQEGEAYLEKSGGMRRHTVANIHADVRLLSSRMHHGTEANCPDVVTVAFSDKAVKARRFSSQPDMN, encoded by the exons ATGAAGGTGTTCCAGGGTGGCACTCTGCAGGCTAATGAGCTGTACACGCTTAACGAGAGCATCAG GTGGCTCCTTAAAACAGAGATGGGCTCCTTCATTGCAGATTACTTCCAG aaCCAGCTGCTGACTGGAGGCCTGGCTGACGTTCTGGATCGGATCTTTATCTCTG GAGGCAAAGAACAGCTAGTGGTCCTGGCAGAGGCATGGGACCGCTTCTTCATGGAGACGCTGCCTACCCTGCAGGCCATCTTTTACCCTGTACAG ggtcAGGAACTGTCTGTTAGACAGATGGCACTGTTGGCCTTCAGGGACTTGGTGCTGTTGAGGCTCCACCTAGAGGACATCTTGGCAAGTGCCACCTCCGTCCCCTCAAGCGTCACGCACATGCTGCTGGTTCTGCAG GGCATTCATGATTCCGGCGGTATAAGCGAGCGGTACCAGCAACTGGAGCACCTAGTGGCCATGGTGGTTTCGCCGTACCTCAGCAACGTCCTTGCAAGAGAGCGCCAGCCCTCAG agtGTCGGCATCTGCGGTGGTTGCTTGGCGATGGATTACAGCCCGACGTGACCCAGCCGTCAATGTGCGAGTGCGCCTCTCTGGCGCCGCTGGTGGAACAAGAAGGGGAGGCCTACTTGGAGAAGTCTGGCGGAATGCGACGCCACACTGTCGCCAACATCCACGCAGACGTACGGCTACTGTCTAGCAGGATGCATCATGGAACTGAGGCAAACTGCCCAGATGTCGTAACTGTGGCCTTCTCGGACAAGGCCGTCAAGGCCAGACGGTTCTCCAGCCAACCTGATATGAACTAG
- the LOC131131590 gene encoding GRAM domain-containing protein 2A isoform X3: protein MRTTTMTSLLTGPAMANISEQSDEVMVPHVLDPPREDDLSLPFRLHVVDNMSYEDVKKCYRGSTVNKYNSQYHKLFQTVPKDELLMKVYSCALLRDILLQGRLYISRNWLCFYANLFGKDIKVCIPVVSVRLVKKHKTAGLVPNGLAITMDTGQKVNGKSLSVKEFLEEPSSLSMDEFPEVEPWTRTASLPTVSSSLPDLLGDSPAGHAPDTPFIVHTLTETEHLEVLPCVSDEEKQLLKVFILLVTVLVLSSSYLAYRVCRLEQQLSFLTRRYTLFSSWVPKVLLMNPPEAGVHVSSRADVGRCLAGRPIRELNQRANQGAIDRHFTLHTSD from the exons ATgaggacgacgacgatgacATCACTGTTAACCG GCCCGGCGATGGCGAACATTTCGGAACAAAGTGATGAAGTCATGGTCCCCCATGTGTTGGACCCCCCCAGGGAGGACGACCTCTCCTTACCTTTCAG GCTGCATGTGGTTGATAACATGTCGTATGAGGATGTGAAGAAGTGTTACAGAGGATCA ACAGTGAACAAGTACAACAGTCAATACCACAAACTTTTCCAGACAGTCCCTAAAGATGAGCTCTTAATGAAAG tGTACTCGTGCGCGCTACTGCGTGACATCCTACTTCAAGGTCGTCTTTACATATCCAGAAACTGGTTGTGTTTCTACGCCAACCTTTTTGGAAAGGACATCAAG GTGTGTATTCCTGTGGTTTCAGTGCGACTGGTGAAAAAACACAAGACGGCCGGCCTGGTACCAAACGGCCTGGCTATCACCATGGATACGGGACAGAAG GTGAATGGGAAGAGTCTGAGTGTGAAAGAGTTCCTGGAGGAACCCAGCTCGTTGTCCATG GATGAGTTTCCTGAAGTTGAGCCGTGGACAAGGACGGCGTCGCTTCCCACCGTCTCCTCTTCCCTTCCTGACCTGTTAGGAGACTCCCCTGCTGGCCACGCCCCCGACACGCCCTTCATAGTGCACACCCTAACTG aaACAGAACATCTAGAAGTTCTTCCATGCGTGAGTGACGAGGAGAAGCAGCTGCTCAAAGTCTTCATTCTGCT CGTGACGGTGTTGGTGTTGTCGTCGTCTTACCTCGCCTACCGAGTGTGTCGTCTGGAGCAGCAGCTCAGCTTCCTCACACGCAGGTACACCTTGTTTTCATCTTGGGTTCCAAAAGTCCTTTTGATGAATCCTCCAGAAGCAGGTGTTCACGTGTCATCCCGTGCAGATGTGGGGAGGTGCCTTGCTGGacgaccaatcagagaacttaaccAGCGAGCCAATCAGGGAGCGATTGACCGGCACTTCACACTTCACACTTCAGACTGA
- the LOC131131591 gene encoding proline-rich protein 5-like isoform X1, whose protein sequence is MGSFRRSRPRFMSSPVLSDLARFHASSTAPHVANSSVWNSVQSAVMKVFQGGTLQANELYTLNESIRWLLKTEMGSFIADYFQNQLLTGGLADVLDRIFISGEECDVNRFVAMVTPCYLLAGGKEQLVVLAEAWDRFFMETLPTLQAIFYPVQGQELSVRQMALLAFRDLVLLRLHLEDILASATSVPSSVTHMLLVLQGIHDSGGISERYQQLEHLVAMVVSPYLSNVLARERQPSECRHLRWLLGDGLQPDVTQPSMCECASLAPLVEQEGEAYLEKSGGMRRHTVANIHADVRLLSSRMHHGTEANCPDVVTVAFSDKAVKARRFSSQPDMN, encoded by the exons ATGGGATCGTTCCGACGCTCCAGGCCTCGGTTCATGAGCTCCCCGGTTCTGTCAGACCTGGCCCGCTTTCACGCCAGCTCGACTGCTCCGCATGTGGCCAACAGCAGTGTGTGGAACAG TGTCCAATCAGCAGTGATGAAGGTGTTCCAGGGTGGCACTCTGCAGGCTAATGAGCTGTACACGCTTAACGAGAGCATCAG GTGGCTCCTTAAAACAGAGATGGGCTCCTTCATTGCAGATTACTTCCAG aaCCAGCTGCTGACTGGAGGCCTGGCTGACGTTCTGGATCGGATCTTTATCTCTGGTGAGGAGTGTGATGTCAACAGgtttgttgccatggtaactccCTGTTACCTTCTTGCAGGAGGCAAAGAACAGCTAGTGGTCCTGGCAGAGGCATGGGACCGCTTCTTCATGGAGACGCTGCCTACCCTGCAGGCCATCTTTTACCCTGTACAG ggtcAGGAACTGTCTGTTAGACAGATGGCACTGTTGGCCTTCAGGGACTTGGTGCTGTTGAGGCTCCACCTAGAGGACATCTTGGCAAGTGCCACCTCCGTCCCCTCAAGCGTCACGCACATGCTGCTGGTTCTGCAG GGCATTCATGATTCCGGCGGTATAAGCGAGCGGTACCAGCAACTGGAGCACCTAGTGGCCATGGTGGTTTCGCCGTACCTCAGCAACGTCCTTGCAAGAGAGCGCCAGCCCTCAG agtGTCGGCATCTGCGGTGGTTGCTTGGCGATGGATTACAGCCCGACGTGACCCAGCCGTCAATGTGCGAGTGCGCCTCTCTGGCGCCGCTGGTGGAACAAGAAGGGGAGGCCTACTTGGAGAAGTCTGGCGGAATGCGACGCCACACTGTCGCCAACATCCACGCAGACGTACGGCTACTGTCTAGCAGGATGCATCATGGAACTGAGGCAAACTGCCCAGATGTCGTAACTGTGGCCTTCTCGGACAAGGCCGTCAAGGCCAGACGGTTCTCCAGCCAACCTGATATGAACTAG
- the LOC131131591 gene encoding proline-rich protein 5-like isoform X2 — protein MGSFRRSRPRFMSSPVLSDLARFHASSTAPHVANSSVWNSVQSAVMKVFQGGTLQANELYTLNESIRWLLKTEMGSFIADYFQNQLLTGGLADVLDRIFISGGKEQLVVLAEAWDRFFMETLPTLQAIFYPVQGQELSVRQMALLAFRDLVLLRLHLEDILASATSVPSSVTHMLLVLQGIHDSGGISERYQQLEHLVAMVVSPYLSNVLARERQPSECRHLRWLLGDGLQPDVTQPSMCECASLAPLVEQEGEAYLEKSGGMRRHTVANIHADVRLLSSRMHHGTEANCPDVVTVAFSDKAVKARRFSSQPDMN, from the exons ATGGGATCGTTCCGACGCTCCAGGCCTCGGTTCATGAGCTCCCCGGTTCTGTCAGACCTGGCCCGCTTTCACGCCAGCTCGACTGCTCCGCATGTGGCCAACAGCAGTGTGTGGAACAG TGTCCAATCAGCAGTGATGAAGGTGTTCCAGGGTGGCACTCTGCAGGCTAATGAGCTGTACACGCTTAACGAGAGCATCAG GTGGCTCCTTAAAACAGAGATGGGCTCCTTCATTGCAGATTACTTCCAG aaCCAGCTGCTGACTGGAGGCCTGGCTGACGTTCTGGATCGGATCTTTATCTCTG GAGGCAAAGAACAGCTAGTGGTCCTGGCAGAGGCATGGGACCGCTTCTTCATGGAGACGCTGCCTACCCTGCAGGCCATCTTTTACCCTGTACAG ggtcAGGAACTGTCTGTTAGACAGATGGCACTGTTGGCCTTCAGGGACTTGGTGCTGTTGAGGCTCCACCTAGAGGACATCTTGGCAAGTGCCACCTCCGTCCCCTCAAGCGTCACGCACATGCTGCTGGTTCTGCAG GGCATTCATGATTCCGGCGGTATAAGCGAGCGGTACCAGCAACTGGAGCACCTAGTGGCCATGGTGGTTTCGCCGTACCTCAGCAACGTCCTTGCAAGAGAGCGCCAGCCCTCAG agtGTCGGCATCTGCGGTGGTTGCTTGGCGATGGATTACAGCCCGACGTGACCCAGCCGTCAATGTGCGAGTGCGCCTCTCTGGCGCCGCTGGTGGAACAAGAAGGGGAGGCCTACTTGGAGAAGTCTGGCGGAATGCGACGCCACACTGTCGCCAACATCCACGCAGACGTACGGCTACTGTCTAGCAGGATGCATCATGGAACTGAGGCAAACTGCCCAGATGTCGTAACTGTGGCCTTCTCGGACAAGGCCGTCAAGGCCAGACGGTTCTCCAGCCAACCTGATATGAACTAG